GCGGCTGCTGTGGCGCTCGCAGGTTGGACCGGGAGCGGACATTGTCGTTGGATGGCTtgttgttcatcttgcgatgttgAGGCTTCCAGTTTAAATGGCTCCTATTTTGGGATTTATTTGCAAAATTTGCTTTAGTAAAAGTTTTTTGCGTTACATATTTAAGATCATCTCCAGATCGCTGGATGTTTTTTGCGGCTTTCAACCTTTCGGACAGATTTTCtccaaataaatacttatctCTAGCTGATTCGACGAGGGCGTCTTTCAGACTTGTATTTATTGAAGATATTACAAATTTCCTTCGATTTTGTGTTTCGTATCTATGAATGTCACACAACAAGCGACAAGCATCACTTATAGGTTTTAATATCTTCTGTGTAGATGATTCCTTTGAAACAATCAAATTAGTAGCCACTGCAAGTGCCGATATTGCTACGCCAAGCTGTCTTTGTGTGTACATTAAAGCAGAATCACGTTTCACCATCATATCAGATATGGCTGCTTTAGCTTCCGGGTTGAGAGTAGGTGCGAGAAGTAGCTCACAGTTACTGGGCACTAAATACTCTTGTAAAAGCGCATCTCTTACATCTTTTGTGAGGCCTTTAGACAGTACATTTTGCCATCTATTCGCAATATCTTTGTGAATAGGATTACCGAGTGTGATATCGGTTTTTGGAGCATCTCCAAGCAACTGCAAAATTTCTTCATCTAATTGTATTTCATTAGACTTGTCTATTTCATCAGTACCTGGTTCTCTGTGTACATCTGCTGTTGTAGTAATCTTCGACGTGGTAGGCAGTTCGGTACATTCTGGCGAAGTAGATCTTTGCCTTGTTGGCGAAGGTGAGCACAGGTGTGACTCGTGCACCTCGCCACGTGGTGACCGCGAGGCTGTGTGCGAGTCTCGGCGCGAGGTTGTTCTCTGGCGGGAACGACTTCTGCGTGGTGATCCACGTGGTATGAGTGGCATGTTAGCGCGTTCTCGCGGGGACTCTTCATTGGACACGTTGATGGAGTGCGCTGAAAAGGACGAAGCCTTTTAATATCATCGTGACAGTAACAGCCCAAAGTAAAGCAGTACGTATCACATAAGTATAAGAAGACAACCCGAACTATAGTTGCCCGTATTGCCAAAGGCACACAGTGAGGTGATAGTGACAACCCAAATAATAGCAGCACGCATCACacgtttttgaaaaaaatatatatattttttacttacgtTCAGTATCGCTATCCGTAGACGAAGACAAACGTAAAACTCGACGACGAGGTAGGCTATTTCGTAATAAATCTTCCTTTAATTGTTTAAATCTTTTGTTCAATTCCTTTTCCAAATTGGTAGACTTCCGTTTTCCCATGTTGGCAGTATTTTTACTTCGGGGCACAGATAGAGCGTGCGAAGGCTTGAGCACGAAGACGAAGAATGACACAAGAACTAAAATAACGGGCGCAGGAAAGATCAATGACGGATGGTAGTGTTGCCATATTAAAAACTGAAATCTACCAATCTTTAAAAATTCGTGCGGGGGTAAAGCTTGGGGGCGAACCTACACCATGTAAACAATAAATCGCTAAGAATGAAGCTGTGAAACATaatggcttattgagcaggcattctatagttttgacgacctgtaattgaatatattttaatgtaattgaattccgtagtaatatttaatttaattgaattttgtaatatctgtgacgtgtaattattattatcaataaatgactatgactatgactatgatcaacagaagcagtgactaccgaactggattgaccccaaatatactaagcaaaaggtccctaacaaaacgaatgagcgacttagcaaccgaaggcaatacgcagctactcatcactgtcctccccccaatacacctcagtgcaagaggatcaacagaagcagagactaccgaactggattgaccccgagtatactaagcaaaaatgtccctaacgtccctactatggcttcagcggcattgcaataacaccagccataggaataagtatgagtgtgagatggatggtcatgaatatgacaccaaccatgaatcacaagaatatatgcagtcaaactggatgtaattgttatgcatatgACGGCGCCAACGATAGATCGACCGAACTATCAGTCACCCGACAGTCCGACGATCTATAAAAAAAGAATGAAGTGTTGCCATTTGATTCATTCTGACGTAACGCCAGGTATTGGTGTTTGTTCGCGCCCTTTTTATGATGTGCAAGACGAACGGTCAAGTGGACAACGGACTCACTTTGTTTTGGTCGAGTTCCACCCGATACGTGGTGTTCTTTCGTGCGAAAGAACACCACGTATCGGGTGGAACGTCGTGTTTCTATTCTTTAATGCGAGATACACCGTGTAGATTGTGTAGTTATTAAGCGAGTGTTATTGAGTGCTGTAGTTGATTATGCGTCCTTAGTATAATTAGATAAGAGTTGAGAAGTGTTCATGTTGTTTAAGTTACCCAATTACTGTAGTGATTAAAGTGACGTTCATTGCAATTTGAATTTAGTGGTTTTGTTCTGCTTCCTTGCCCGTTAACCCACAAACGCCCACGTCTTACGATGACAGATCTACCTGACAAAGGGCCACCTGACCCTTTATCAGAAGTGGAATGTGAAGGGCCGAAAGATAAGGAGACTGAACCCGACCAGAACAAGCAACCAAGCAGTTTGATCGAGAACATGGATGCTTTGTTAACACGCTTACTAGCCGCATCGCAGGCTCAAGCTTCGCTGCCCGCACCAGCCGCTTTGCCAGTGCAGCTAATTAAGTTCGACCCCGACGATTTAGATGCGGATATAGAGGGTTGGTGTAATGTTACCGATATCATAGTGAGTAGCAGGAACTTACATGGAGCGGATCTTTTAGTAGCATTAACCCAGGCGCTTAAAGGTCGTGCAGCTAGATACTTAACGAAAGTGCAGTCGTCTAATATCACTTGGCCTCATATTAGAGAAATTCTTTTGGCTAGATTTGGCAAACCTATGCTCATCCAGGATCATTTTGATAATATACTGAGGTTTCAACTGGGTAACAAGGAAACGGCTAGCGAAGCAGGGATGCGCCTGTGGCACTTAATTGAAAGGGTTCCTAAGCTAGAGATGGCAGAGGACCTTATGACCGGATTTGTAGTTTCCGTACTTTGCCAGCGGGGTGCACTAATACGTAGGGAACTAAATGCTCACGCAATCACAACTAGGGCGCAACTGTTTAGGATTTTGGGGGGTATCTCGCTCAAAAGACGACACAAGGATAACGAAGACCGTGAAGGCGACGTCAAACGGTTTCGACGAATGGCCACCCCGTTCTCTGGAATCTGTCACTTTTGTGGCATTCATGGCCACAAGATCTCGGAGTGCAGGAAGCGTCAAGCCCAGGAAAATCCTGTCAGATCAAAGCAAGGCCAGAATAAGAAGATGGTCACCTGCTTTTCGTGCGGCAAACAGGGTCACGTGACCACAACGTGCCCAGACAGGAAGCCAGCAGAGACGTCATCCTCCCGCAAGGAGGTCAACCTATGCGAGCGCAAGGAGATGAGAGGTACCCTATCGACGTCACGCGGTGAGTCAATTCCTTTCTTATTTGACAGCGGTTCCAATTGCTCTTTAGTAAAGAGTAGTGCAGCTTCTGAGCTTTTGGGAGTCCAAACTAATAATCATGTTCGGTTAACTGGCTTAGGGAAAAATGATGTTAAGTGCACGCGACAGATACAGTGTACGGTCATGCTTGATGATATTCCTGTCTCAATTATTTTTCATGTAGTACCAGATGATGCGATGACAGATGCAGTTTTGATCGGTCGTGAAATACTTGATATGGGTGTACACGTTGAATTAAATTCGGACTCGATTAAATTTTCTTTGCGCAAAGATGTTAACACTTGTCAAGCAGTTTCGGGTAACTTCAATTATAACCTAGTTGACACGGATTTAGAAGGTCCTGAAAAGGAGGCGCTTATCGCAGTTCTTAAGAAATATGAGAGCATTTTTATTGAGGGTGTACCAACGCGTCGCGTCACCACCGGTACGTTaaaaattgatttgattgatcCGCTTAAAACCGTCCAACGCCGCCCGTATAGGTTATCTCCGGCTGAGAAGGAGATTGTTAAAGACAAAGTGCAAACACTGCTTGATGCTGGCGTAATTCGCGAGAGCTCGTCCCCGTTCGCGAGCCCTATACTTCTAGTAAAGAAAAAAGACGGAACCGATAAGATGTGCGTCGACTATAGGGAATTGAACGCAAACACCAGACCCGAACATTATCCACTCCCACGTATTGACGAGCAAGTCGACAAATTGAATGGCGCGCACTATTTCTCGTGCCTCGACATGGCCTCCGGCTACCATTAAATCAACGTTGATGAAGCATCTGTCGAACGAACCGCGTTTGTGACCCCGGAGGGCCAGTACGAATATTTAGCTATGCCTTTCGGGTTACGGAACGCGGCATCCGTCTATCAACGGTGTATAAACAAAGCTCTAAAATCATTGAAGGATACGGTTGCTCTCGCCTACATGGACGATGTCCTCTGCTTCTCACAagaagcttcggaaggcattgaACGGCTGAATGCCGTTCTGAATGCTTTATCTGAAGCTGGTTTTTCGGTAAATATGCACAAATGCAAATTTTTAAAGAAGGAAATTGATTATTTGGGTTATGTCATCAACGCCGGTGAAGTTCGCCCAAATCCACGAAAAATCTAAGCGTTGGTAGAAATACCGGCTCCGAAGACCGCGACGCAGGTGCGGCAGTTTTTAGGTCTCGCGTCGTACTTCAGGCGCTTTATTCCTGGGTTCGCCACACTAGCAGGTCCCCTTTATCCTCTGACACGACTAAGAGGACCTATAACCTGGACGGACACACACAATGCGATTCATAAGAAAATTATAGCGATTTTAACGTCAGAACCGGTTTTGACCATATTTAACCCCGACCTTCCAATAGAGCTTCACACAGACGCGAGTTCTGAGGGATACGAAGCTATTTTGATTCAACGTTACGAGAGAGTGCTCCATGTGATTGCCTACTTTAGCCGTCATACCACTGACACAGAATCTAGGTACCACTCCTACGAACTGGAGACGCTGGCAGTGGTACGCGCCGTGGAAAACTTCCGCCATTATTTATACGGACAACATTTCACGGTGTTCACCGACTGTAACTCACTCAAGGAGTCGAAGTCTAAAGTTGATCTGTCTCCACGCGTTCATCGTTGGTGGGCGTTCCTACAGGCTTATGACTTTGATATTGTTTATAATCAAGGCTCCAATATGAGACACGCTGATTTCTTGTCGAGAAATCTAGTAGCCTTGCCCAACGAAGTCACCGATGACCCAAAAATTGATACGCCTAACGCCCACCGCAAACATGTCAACTTCGTAGAGCTGCATGACAGTTGGTTGCACGTTGAACAACAACGCGACTCGGAAATTCgagatataattaataaatttgaaacGAAGGATATGCCAGAAACAGTCTTACACACGTATGATGTCCAAGAGGGCGTCTTGTATAGAAAAGTCGAACGTCATAAAACTTCGTCATGGTTACCTATAGTACCGCGTTCGCTTATATGGACCCTCATAAGTCACGTCCACAATGAGGTTAAACACCTAGGTCCCGATAAAACTCTGAACAAAATATACGAGCGGTATTGGTTCCCTGAAATGGCAAAAAACGTACGCAAATTTGTTAACTCTTGCATCGTATGTAAAGCGTCTAAAGGTCCATCGGGAGCTCAACAGGTCAGGTTACATCCCATACCCAAGGTATCTGAACCTTGGCACACAGTACATATCGATTTGACGGGTAAATTAAGCGGCAAAAGTGACAGGAAGGAGTATGTGTCTGTTATAATCGACGCCTTTACCAAGTACACCCTGTTAGAATATACCTAGTCAGTAGACGCTTCGTGCGCTGTAAAAGCTTTAAAGAAAGCGGTGTCCCTATTTGGGGCCCCAAAGAGGATTATAGCTGACCAAGGCAGGTGCTATGTTAGCACAGAATTTAAACAGTTCTGTTCCGACCATAACATAGACCTCCATTTCATTGCTACTGGCTCTTCCAGGGCCAATGGTCAAGTAGAGCGAGTGATGCGCACTCTGAAATGTTTGCTAACAATTGTCGAAAATGACTCGACGAAAGTGTGGCGCGATGAATTAGGAGAAATCCAACTCGCACTTAACTCGACCAGATCCAGAGTGACAGGATACACTCCGACTGAGTTGATGTTTGGAATCAAAGCCCAATCGTTGGGTTTAGCTCAAGTTTCTCACAACTCACAAACGCAACTTCCTATCGACTTAGAGTCAATTCGAGCTGACGCTGCGACAAACATCGAACGTTCTGCGCAGACAGATAAAAAACGGTTCGATCGCGGACGTGCTCGCGTAAAACCGTTTTCTCAAGGAGATTTCGTTTTCATTAAATGCTCCGAACGTAACCAGACAAAATTATCAAAGAAGTTCAAAGGTCCCTTTATGATTCAACGTGTGCTCGACAATGATCGTTACGAATTAAAATCTCTCAACCGTACTAACCGCGTTTACAAGTATGCCCACGAACATTTACGATCGGTACCTAAAGGCTTCGAAGGCCTTAAAGATATTGCTGAGAGTATGTCGGATGATGAAGTCGAGAGTCATGATGTCGTGACGGCGGCAATTAATAGGGAGGGAATGTGTAAAAGCCAGCGTGATTGCGATAGTGATACTGTATCTATTAACAGCGAAAGCACAATACTACCTAGTGAAACCGCTTCCATTGTCACAGACGCCACAATAACAGCCGATTCTGATAACACAGACTCTAACTCTGAttgtgaaaataattttgaGGAAATATCACATGAGGCTCAGGTCCATGCAAACGTTAATAGTGAGTAGTTAACCAGTTCTGTTCATCGCGATTGTATGTACATGGTGTGTGTTGTGTTCTTGTGTATGCGAGTAGCTGGTTGAAGGGACTCATTTAAATTAAACATCATTTAATTTACATTAAAcatcatttaaattaaaaaaaaactaatttaaattaaatttaatgacaacagagaaaaactttggctgtagtaagttaaatgaggacatattaaatataaaatgcaataagaaaaatacaaatgtaatcaacctggtacaccaaaacatacaaggaatattgggcaaggaacttgaaattgaactttttttaaacagtaattatgttgatattatgtgcgtaactgaacattggctaaaaaaacatgagttcgtttgcttcaataatcaccaggttgccagctcgtacagcagggagacggctatccgtggcggttcattaatattagtacgtaattgtttaaaatataaggaacgaacggatattgtaagtctctcagttgagcgaactgttgagctagcctgtattgaactcagccggcttattgtattgagcgtatacagaccccccgcttcatcttatgatctatttgagaaagttattgatgaagctttatgcaaattatgtaataaaagcaaacatgttatcgtctgcggtgattttaatattgatattctggaaaattgctcattaagtactacattcaaatctttatttctgtgttataatcttgtaaatcttttttcagaaccaacccgaatcacgtcacagtccgcgaaatgtatcgataatatttttagtaacttagaaccttgtgataaattaataattaataaattaaagtcagatcactgtggtcaacaaatatctttcaacttatttgttgaccgctcactgaaaaaggatgttacatgcaatcccatatcaagtagtcgtttagaacaattcaaagataatatgtcaaacaaactaccagaacttccttactgtgatgacccaaatttgttatataactccctatttaatctaacaaaatcggaatttaataaagtatttaaggcaaaaacaattaagaaagcagacacaccaatttttagtgactgggcgacggtaggaatttataagagtagaaacaggttgtatgaactttacgaagaaagaacatacaatcatagcgtagcttttcacgactatgtaaaacagtattcaaaagttttcaaacgtgtttgcgttaccgcgaaggcaatgtttgttagcagtaaaattaaaggtagctcagatattattaaaatgacttggaaagttattaatagcgaaactgggaaagtcaaagcacgcgatctcgagtatcaattacaaattgacggtaaactactcacaaatgataagcaagttgctgaagcttttgaaaaattctttactgacattccattttcgactaccaaggacttgaagtcatctcctgcactcgctcaatcacttgtaagggagcacatagatacgtccaaagtagataaactaacatttacacacgtgagtcctagggacgtcttaagagcttttaaatctttagaaatcaaaaagactgcagatcttcatggtctctctgttaaagtcattaactccgtgattgattgcatagctccctatctatcatgtatatttaataaatgtgtagacaatggtgtgtttccagatttaatgaagcacagtaaagtcattccattgtttaaagctggtagtacttctgaccctactaattttagaccaatatctatactacccacgcttagtaaaatatttgaaaaaattttattactgcaattacttcaacatttcaatttaaacaatttaatgtctaataaacaatttggtttcacaaagggtcgctcaacaaccgatgctggtgttgagttaataaatcatgtttttcaggcttgggaggagtccaaagatgctattggtgtcttttgcgacctttccaaagccttcgattgcgtttgtcatgatatcttgatcgcgaaacttcgtcactatggaataactgataatgccatcgctcttttggagtcataccttagtggccgcgttcagagggttgatgtgcatggctgcagatcgtgtggatctaacgtcactataggcgtcccgcagggctcaattctaggtccatttctattcctagtttacataaacgacctacctagtcttgtaaaacatgaggtggtgctgtttgcagatgatacctccttactttttaaagtaaagagacgacaagattcctttgacgatgtaaacaacgccatttcagaggtagtggattggtttactgtaaacaacctgctacttaatgaaaataaaacaaaatatgtttattttacgttatcgaatgttagtaggcccctcgattctattattgtaaaaaataaggaattggacct
Above is a window of Pectinophora gossypiella unplaced genomic scaffold, ilPecGoss1.1 Pgos_49, whole genome shotgun sequence DNA encoding:
- the LOC126381399 gene encoding uncharacterized protein LOC126381399, with translation MTDLPDKGPPDPLSEVECEGPKDKETEPDQNKQPSSLIENMDALLTRLLAASQAQASLPAPAALPVQLIKFDPDDLDADIEGWCNVTDIIVSSRNLHGADLLVALTQALKGRAARYLTKVQSSNITWPHIREILLARFGKPMLIQDHFDNILRFQLGNKETASEAGMRLWHLIERVPKLEMAEDLMTGFVVSVLCQRGALIRRELNAHAITTRAQLFRILGGISLKRRHKDNEDREGDVKRFRRMATPFSGICHFCGIHGHKISECRKRQAQENPVRSKQGQNKKMVTCFSCGKQGHVTTTCPDRKPAETSSSRKEVNLCERKEMRGTLSTSRVPDDAMTDAVLIGREILDMGVHVELNSDSIKFSLRKDVNTCQAVSGNFNYNLVDTDLEGPEKEALIAVLKKYESIFIEGVPTRRVTTGTLKIDLIDPLKTVQRRPYRLSPAEKEIVKDKVQTLLDAGVIRESSSPFASPILLVKKKDGTDKMCVDYRELNANTRPEHYPLPRIDEQVDKLNGAHYFSCLDMASGYH